One part of the Corallococcus caeni genome encodes these proteins:
- a CDS encoding GNAT family N-acetyltransferase, with product MKQDFERNTTERLLLRAVREGDLEAVFALHSDPTTNQFSRRGYMATREDARRILDVWLEDWARDGVGYWLVERLDAPGVVVGLSGLRHKELEGQRVLNLAYRFAPQTWGSGFATEASRVALGLAARHLPHEPLVAIIHPNNVASIRVAERLGMRLDRHVTEDGIQNRVYVPG from the coding sequence ATGAAGCAGGACTTTGAACGCAACACCACTGAACGGCTGCTGCTGCGCGCCGTCCGTGAGGGTGACCTGGAGGCGGTCTTCGCCCTCCACTCGGATCCAACGACGAACCAGTTCAGCCGCCGCGGCTACATGGCGACGCGGGAGGACGCGCGGCGCATCCTGGATGTCTGGCTGGAGGACTGGGCGCGCGACGGCGTGGGCTACTGGCTGGTGGAGCGGCTGGACGCGCCCGGCGTCGTCGTGGGCCTGAGTGGCCTGCGCCACAAGGAGCTGGAGGGACAGCGCGTGCTGAACCTCGCCTACCGCTTCGCGCCCCAGACGTGGGGCTCCGGCTTCGCGACGGAGGCGTCCCGGGTTGCCCTGGGGCTCGCGGCCCGGCACCTGCCGCACGAGCCCCTGGTGGCCATCATCCACCCGAACAACGTCGCGTCCATCCGCGTGGCGGAGCGGCTGGGGATGCGGCTGGACCGCCACGTCACCGAGGACGGCATCCAGAACCGCGTGTACGTGCCGGGCTGA
- a CDS encoding bifunctional serine/threonine-protein kinase/formylglycine-generating enzyme family protein, with product MIATPSSCLTDEVLVQLLEDQLTDEALAQVHRHAAGCAECRGMLATLTPGIQRSEVDDPRERETDSLPPEPVPWTPPPAFDAFRLERPLGRGGMGIVYLAHDTSLDRRVAVKFMAAARPDERFRDLFTTEARALARLQHANIVSVFSVGAVDGHPYIVSEYVVGETLAELPLPVPWRRVLSLGVGLARGLAAAHRQGVLHRDLKPSNALVTRDGEVKLLDFGLAERFEVGAELASGSPLLVGTLPYMAPEVIAGGPASARSDLYALGLILHELCTGQVPRRASRRPEDTPPRAALGPEVDPDFAAIILRCLAVDPHERFASAEALSEALEQLERSIAPAPLGAGNPYRGLAPFAAEHRSLFFGREGDIRAVLERLRTRPLVLVAGDSGTGKSSLCRAGVLPRVAAGDLGDGREPNVLTLWPGHRPLEALAAALAPVLGRREAELVTALTDTPAWLGQALREAHARGRGLLLFIDQLEELLTLSDPGQAAHFAWLLGELALPSPGVHVLLAVRGDFLTRLCALPGLGDEAERALYILRPLSPDGVREAIIGPARARGVAFESPELVQTLVASTAHGVGSLPLLQFALAELWERRDSAGGRITRAALEAMGGVAGALSRHADGVLARMSPAEHAAARRLLLQLVTAEGTRIERGAEDLADASDDTFRAALRVLVEGRLLHTRTVNGLPRWEIAHESLIRSWGTLRDWLDDDIGHRVLRKRVEAASAEWDRLRRASEALWGQRQLDEVRLLEPATLGSREQAFLRASHRAVRRARWGRGLTALVLALAVLASYGGLKLQAYLEDARFIAAELGTAKEALASGRTFAARALASREEALAMFDGRAPSSLGPETATDATGLRSAAEKRWTETLALRDQAEAAFTRASRSLERGLDRDRHHADTRRLIAAVLSERVLLAEVFHQRHERDAWLQRLEQEVDASREGSAWLRRFHEPAELTFESLPSGARVSLSRVIRSDGPFRREALPDTGTSSRFVLPEGSYLVHVTQPGRVPVDVPVFLTHGAREALRLTLPTQVPEGYVYIPPGCFLLGSAEPEVVRRFTFSPPMHRYCLTGGYLVGRDEVTFGDWLTYLEDLPPDAPARRFLEQPHFGDGGTITLRWRRGTGWIFTFHRTREEFRTAKEGEPLLYAERTRHASVDWKQLPLSGVSAQDLEGYFYWLHRTKRLPGARLCGQHEWEYAARGADGRRYPHGDQLQPDDANIDATYDRRPLAFGPDAVGTHPASVSPFGLHDMAGNAYELTRSVTPEFGSVVLRGGSWYYDSFVAASADLSPGDATARDVRSGVRVCASFDPR from the coding sequence GTGATCGCGACCCCTTCCAGCTGCCTGACCGACGAGGTCCTGGTCCAGCTCCTCGAGGACCAGCTGACGGACGAGGCGCTGGCGCAGGTGCACCGCCACGCCGCCGGGTGCGCCGAGTGCCGGGGAATGCTGGCCACGCTCACGCCCGGCATCCAGCGCTCGGAGGTGGACGACCCTCGCGAGCGGGAGACGGACAGCCTGCCGCCGGAGCCGGTGCCCTGGACGCCGCCGCCCGCGTTCGATGCGTTCCGCCTGGAGCGCCCGCTGGGCCGGGGGGGCATGGGCATCGTCTACCTCGCGCACGACACCTCGCTGGACCGGCGCGTGGCGGTGAAGTTCATGGCGGCGGCGCGGCCGGATGAGCGCTTCCGCGACCTGTTCACCACGGAGGCCCGGGCGCTCGCGCGGCTGCAGCACGCGAACATCGTCAGCGTGTTCAGCGTGGGCGCGGTGGACGGCCATCCGTACATCGTCTCCGAGTACGTCGTCGGGGAGACGCTCGCGGAGCTGCCCCTGCCGGTGCCGTGGCGGCGGGTGCTGTCGCTGGGCGTGGGCCTGGCGCGGGGGCTCGCGGCGGCGCACCGCCAGGGCGTCCTCCACCGCGACCTCAAGCCCTCCAACGCGCTCGTCACGCGCGACGGCGAGGTGAAGCTGCTCGACTTCGGCCTCGCGGAGCGCTTCGAGGTGGGCGCGGAGCTGGCGTCCGGCTCGCCGCTGCTCGTGGGCACGCTGCCGTACATGGCGCCGGAGGTGATTGCCGGAGGTCCCGCGAGCGCCCGCAGCGACCTGTATGCGCTGGGCCTCATCCTCCACGAGCTGTGCACGGGCCAGGTGCCCCGCCGCGCCTCGCGCCGTCCGGAGGACACGCCGCCCCGCGCCGCGCTGGGCCCGGAGGTGGACCCGGACTTCGCCGCCATCATCCTGCGCTGCCTCGCGGTGGATCCGCACGAGCGCTTCGCCTCGGCGGAGGCGCTGAGCGAAGCGCTGGAGCAGCTGGAGCGCTCCATCGCGCCCGCGCCGCTCGGCGCCGGCAATCCCTATCGTGGACTGGCGCCGTTCGCGGCCGAGCACCGGTCGCTCTTCTTCGGGCGCGAGGGCGACATCCGCGCCGTGCTGGAGCGCCTGCGCACGCGCCCGCTGGTCCTCGTCGCGGGCGACTCCGGAACGGGCAAGTCCTCGCTGTGCCGCGCGGGGGTGCTGCCCCGGGTGGCGGCCGGAGACCTGGGAGACGGACGGGAGCCGAACGTCCTCACGCTGTGGCCCGGCCACCGCCCGCTCGAAGCGCTGGCGGCCGCGCTCGCGCCGGTGCTGGGACGAAGGGAAGCGGAGCTCGTCACCGCCCTCACGGACACGCCGGCCTGGCTGGGGCAGGCACTGCGCGAGGCGCATGCGCGCGGGCGGGGACTGCTGCTCTTCATTGATCAACTGGAGGAGCTGCTCACCCTCTCCGACCCGGGACAGGCCGCGCACTTCGCCTGGCTCCTGGGCGAGCTGGCCCTGCCCTCCCCGGGCGTGCACGTCCTGTTGGCGGTGCGCGGCGACTTCCTCACGCGCCTGTGCGCGCTCCCAGGCCTGGGGGACGAGGCGGAGCGGGCGCTCTACATCCTCCGGCCCCTGTCCCCCGACGGCGTGCGCGAGGCCATCATCGGCCCGGCCCGCGCGCGGGGCGTGGCCTTCGAGTCGCCGGAGCTGGTGCAGACGCTCGTCGCGTCCACGGCACATGGCGTGGGCAGCCTGCCGCTCCTCCAGTTCGCGCTCGCGGAGCTGTGGGAGCGCCGCGACTCCGCCGGGGGCCGCATCACGCGCGCGGCGCTGGAGGCGATGGGCGGCGTGGCCGGAGCGCTGTCCCGGCACGCGGACGGCGTGCTCGCGCGCATGAGCCCGGCGGAGCACGCGGCGGCGCGGCGGCTGCTGCTCCAGTTGGTGACGGCGGAGGGCACGCGCATCGAGCGTGGCGCGGAGGACCTCGCGGACGCCTCGGATGACACCTTCCGCGCGGCGCTGCGCGTGCTCGTCGAAGGGCGGCTGCTGCACACGCGCACGGTGAACGGCCTGCCGCGCTGGGAGATCGCCCACGAGTCGCTCATCCGCAGCTGGGGCACGCTGCGCGACTGGCTGGACGACGACATCGGGCACCGCGTGCTGCGCAAGCGCGTGGAGGCGGCCAGCGCGGAGTGGGACCGCCTGCGCCGCGCCAGCGAGGCCCTCTGGGGTCAGCGCCAGCTGGACGAAGTGCGGCTCCTGGAGCCCGCCACCCTGGGCTCCCGGGAGCAGGCCTTCCTGCGCGCGTCCCACCGGGCCGTGCGGCGCGCGCGCTGGGGACGGGGGCTCACCGCACTCGTGCTGGCGCTCGCCGTCCTCGCGTCCTACGGCGGCCTCAAGCTCCAGGCGTACCTGGAGGACGCGCGCTTCATCGCCGCGGAGCTGGGCACCGCGAAGGAGGCGCTGGCCTCGGGCCGCACCTTCGCCGCCCGGGCGCTCGCGAGCCGAGAGGAGGCGCTGGCGATGTTCGACGGCCGGGCGCCCTCCTCGCTGGGCCCGGAGACCGCGACGGACGCCACGGGGCTTCGCAGCGCCGCGGAGAAGCGGTGGACGGAGACGCTCGCGCTGCGCGACCAGGCGGAAGCGGCCTTCACCCGCGCCAGCCGGAGCCTGGAGCGCGGCCTGGACCGGGACCGCCACCACGCCGACACGCGCCGGCTCATCGCGGCGGTCCTGTCCGAGCGGGTGCTGCTGGCGGAGGTCTTCCACCAGCGCCATGAGCGCGACGCCTGGCTGCAACGCCTGGAGCAGGAGGTGGACGCCTCCAGGGAGGGCTCGGCATGGCTGCGGCGGTTCCACGAACCCGCGGAGCTGACATTCGAGAGCCTGCCGTCCGGAGCCCGCGTCTCCCTCTCGCGCGTCATCCGGAGCGATGGGCCGTTCCGCCGCGAGGCCCTGCCGGACACCGGCACCTCGTCGCGCTTCGTCCTGCCGGAAGGCTCCTATCTGGTCCACGTCACGCAGCCCGGGCGCGTGCCCGTGGACGTCCCGGTGTTCCTCACGCACGGCGCCCGGGAGGCGCTGCGCCTGACGCTCCCCACGCAGGTGCCGGAAGGCTACGTCTACATCCCGCCGGGGTGCTTCCTCCTGGGCAGCGCCGAGCCGGAGGTGGTGCGCCGTTTCACCTTCAGCCCGCCGATGCATCGCTACTGCCTCACCGGCGGCTACCTGGTGGGCCGCGACGAGGTGACCTTCGGCGACTGGCTGACCTACCTGGAGGACCTGCCCCCGGACGCGCCCGCGCGGAGGTTCCTGGAGCAGCCGCACTTCGGCGACGGAGGCACCATCACGCTGCGGTGGCGGCGGGGCACGGGCTGGATCTTCACCTTCCACCGCACCCGCGAGGAGTTCCGCACCGCGAAGGAAGGTGAACCCCTGCTCTACGCGGAGCGCACCCGGCACGCGAGCGTGGACTGGAAGCAGCTCCCGCTGTCCGGCGTGTCCGCGCAGGACCTGGAGGGCTACTTCTACTGGCTGCACCGGACGAAGCGGCTGCCGGGAGCGCGCCTGTGCGGCCAGCATGAATGGGAGTACGCGGCACGGGGCGCGGACGGGCGGCGCTATCCCCACGGCGACCAACTCCAGCCGGACGACGCCAACATCGACGCGACGTATGACCGCCGGCCGTTGGCGTTCGGTCCGGACGCGGTGGGGACGCATCCCGCGTCGGTGAGTCCCTTCGGCCTGCACGACATGGCGGGCAATGCCTACGAGCTCACGCGCTCCGTGACGCCGGAGTTTGGCAGCGTCGTGCTGCGGGGAGGCTCCTGGTATTACGACTCGTTCGTCGCGGCGAGCGCCGACCTGTCCCCCGGTGACGCGACCGCGCGGGACGTGCGCAGCGGCGTGCGCGTCTGTGCTTCATTCGACCCGCGGTGA
- a CDS encoding sigma-70 family RNA polymerase sigma factor, with amino-acid sequence MALRMSQVPALAATFLSHTKTRFVPPSPEDLAALDALLSRAWEDAQARWPGIALPAASFVTHVAERLPPASPTAPIAPLVSGLALAELYLACACLQGHSAAHEALERHYLARLPERLRGLRQPDAMIDEVRQRVGVKLLVANAGHAPAIADYTGRGGLLSWVVVIAGRIANKLRGQEKPSTEDDAEELFKALPAQGLDPELDVMKRRHHAAFRQAVREAASTLSAEDRHLLRLHFADRLSTYEMAPLFRVNQSTISRWLKRVQQQVYAETRRRLQEQLGLSTEDFQSFIAFVDSQLDLTLSQLLDEKREPPSEG; translated from the coding sequence ATGGCCCTGCGCATGTCCCAGGTGCCCGCACTGGCCGCGACCTTCCTCTCGCACACGAAGACGCGTTTCGTGCCCCCCTCGCCGGAGGACCTCGCGGCGCTCGACGCCCTGTTGTCGCGCGCCTGGGAGGACGCGCAGGCCCGCTGGCCCGGGATCGCGCTGCCCGCCGCCAGCTTCGTGACCCACGTCGCGGAGCGGCTCCCCCCGGCGAGCCCCACCGCCCCCATCGCGCCGCTCGTCTCCGGCCTGGCCCTGGCGGAGCTGTACCTCGCGTGCGCGTGCCTCCAGGGCCACTCCGCCGCGCACGAGGCCCTGGAGCGCCACTACCTGGCCCGGCTGCCGGAGCGGCTGCGCGGCCTGCGCCAGCCCGACGCGATGATCGACGAGGTCCGCCAGCGGGTGGGCGTGAAGCTGCTGGTGGCCAACGCCGGACACGCGCCCGCCATCGCGGACTACACCGGGCGGGGCGGCCTCTTGAGCTGGGTGGTCGTCATCGCCGGGCGCATCGCGAACAAGCTGCGCGGCCAGGAGAAGCCCTCGACGGAGGACGACGCGGAGGAGCTGTTCAAGGCGCTGCCCGCGCAGGGCCTGGATCCGGAGCTGGACGTGATGAAGCGCCGCCACCACGCGGCCTTCCGCCAGGCCGTGCGCGAGGCCGCCTCCACGCTGTCGGCCGAGGATCGCCATCTGCTCCGCCTCCACTTCGCCGACCGGCTCTCCACGTATGAGATGGCGCCGCTCTTCCGCGTCAACCAGTCCACCATCTCCCGCTGGCTCAAGCGGGTGCAGCAGCAGGTCTACGCGGAGACCCGGCGCCGCCTCCAGGAACAGCTGGGCCTCTCCACGGAGGACTTCCAGAGCTTCATCGCCTTCGTGGACAGCCAGCTGGACCTGACCCTGAGCCAGCTCCTGGACGAGAAGCGCGAGCCGCCGTCCGAGGGCTGA
- a CDS encoding ADYC domain-containing protein yields MHRFAPRGLLGDVNASFKALPVCLFLLLTARVQAAPPVAPKPGPARSVSGPSDAERYARRCQSQTAQRIARPQGTMLWGTKRSWDAEKPSDERTSVLVSVALDSPRQAEAGVKALRFEGGRLWAVPAPETGATASDVVGTVLQGTASDGKPVEVAICGAEPAADDPGRVFYRIEAWNTVAREWENPCVALDRSPAPRALAVGGVWDASGAHADAPDRVTFACENGAISKCILWGYAPWASRDGQSLAGLHQACTRLARADYCGNGRSHTRQDTTIDIYDRMGVLERATEVTREWDPAKGSFEAAWAPDGATCLSRTRDGRALDLILQECPGRFQPDTGNAGEASEHCTVRRGDVQPGAALLRNLSYGPAKADPARER; encoded by the coding sequence GTGCATCGTTTCGCTCCCCGGGGGCTCCTGGGAGACGTGAACGCGTCCTTCAAAGCCCTGCCGGTGTGCCTGTTCCTGCTCCTGACCGCGCGTGTCCAGGCCGCACCGCCCGTCGCGCCGAAGCCCGGGCCCGCGCGGTCCGTGAGCGGCCCGTCCGACGCCGAGCGCTACGCGCGCCGCTGCCAGTCCCAGACGGCCCAGCGCATCGCCCGGCCCCAGGGGACGATGCTGTGGGGCACCAAGCGCAGCTGGGACGCGGAGAAGCCGTCGGACGAGCGCACCAGCGTGCTCGTGTCCGTGGCGCTGGACTCCCCCCGGCAGGCGGAGGCCGGGGTGAAGGCCCTGCGCTTCGAGGGTGGCCGACTGTGGGCGGTCCCCGCACCGGAGACCGGGGCGACGGCCAGCGACGTGGTGGGCACCGTGCTCCAGGGCACCGCCAGCGACGGCAAGCCCGTGGAGGTGGCCATCTGCGGCGCGGAGCCCGCGGCGGATGATCCGGGCCGGGTCTTCTACCGCATCGAGGCCTGGAACACGGTGGCGCGCGAGTGGGAGAACCCCTGTGTCGCGCTGGACCGCTCCCCCGCGCCCCGGGCGCTCGCGGTGGGCGGCGTGTGGGACGCGAGCGGGGCCCACGCCGACGCTCCGGACCGCGTCACCTTCGCGTGTGAGAACGGCGCCATCTCCAAGTGCATCCTCTGGGGCTACGCGCCCTGGGCCTCACGCGACGGGCAGTCGCTGGCCGGGCTGCACCAGGCGTGCACCCGGCTGGCCCGCGCGGACTACTGCGGCAACGGCCGCAGCCACACGCGCCAGGACACCACCATCGACATCTATGACCGGATGGGCGTGCTGGAGCGCGCGACCGAGGTGACGCGGGAGTGGGACCCGGCGAAGGGGTCCTTCGAGGCGGCCTGGGCCCCCGACGGCGCCACCTGCCTCTCCCGCACGCGGGATGGCCGCGCGCTGGACCTCATCCTCCAGGAGTGCCCCGGCCGGTTCCAGCCGGACACGGGCAACGCGGGCGAGGCGAGCGAGCACTGCACGGTGCGCCGCGGCGACGTGCAGCCCGGGGCCGCGCTCCTGCGCAACCTGTCCTACGGGCCTGCGAAGGCGGACCCCGCGCGGGAGCGGTAG